The Betaproteobacteria bacterium genome includes the window CGAAGGCATCCCCATCTACGGCACCGTGAAGGACGCGAAGGAAGCCACGGGTGCGACCGTCAGCGTGATCTACGTGCCGCCGCCCTTTGCCGCTGCCGCCATCGACGAGGCGGTCGACGCCGGGCTCGATCTCGTGGTCTGCATCACCGAGGGCGTGCCCGTGCGCGACATGATCCGCACCCGTCATCGCATGCAGGGCAGGAAAACGCTGCTTCTCGGTCCGAACTGCCCCGGCGTGATCACGCCGGAAGAAATCAAGATCGGCATCATGCCGGGCCATATCCACAAGAAGGGCCCCATCGGCGTGGTGTCCCGCTCCGGCACGCTGACCTATGAGGCGGTCGGGCAGCTGACCGAGCTCGGGCTCGGGCAGACAAGCGCGGTGGGCATCGGTGGCGATCCGGTCAACGGCCTCAAGCACATCGACATCCTGCGCCTCTTCAACGACGATCCCGCGACCGAGGCGGTGGTGATGATCGGCGAGATCGGCGGCTCCGACGAAGAGGAGTGCGCGGCCTGGGTCAAGAAACATATGACCAAACCCGTGGTCGGATTCATCGCAGGGGTAACGGCGCCGGCGGGCAAGCGGATGGGGCACGCCGGGGCAATCATCTCGGGCGGCAAGGGTACGGCGGCGGAGAAGCTCGCGGCGATGGAAGACGCCGGGATCAAGACCACGCGCAACCCGGCGGAGATGGGCTCCACGCTGAAGGCGATGCTCAAGTAGCGGGCTTTCGGAAGCTTCGAACGGCGGCCGCTGCGCGCTTCACGGCCGCTGTTCACGCCGCGAGGCAGTCACTTTGCAGGTGAGTAACAGTCTGTCCCACAACCGCCTCGATGTTGCCGGAGGCGCCCCTGCAGAACAGCCAGTTAGGGCGGTTTGCCGATTGGCACTGATGTTGCAGGCGCGCATCGACTTTTGAGTTCAGGGTGATAACGGGAGATTCGGCCCCAGGAGGCCGTACCCCGCGGAGGAAGGGCAACAGGCGATGGACTTCAGGAACATCGTGTCGGCCGATGCACGTCCGACCCGGCGGCCGCGCGCGTCGCTCAAGGGACGCACAGCCGATCCGCAAGCGCTCGAAGAGGTGCGCACCCTGCTCGGGAGTGCGCCGCGGCAGCGTGACCTGCTGATCGAACACCTGCACAAGATCCAGGACGCCTTCGGTCATCTTGCAGCCGCACACCTCGTCGCACTCGCACGGGAGATGAACCTCCCGCTCGCCGAAGTCTTCGAGGTCGCGACGTTCTATCATCATTTCGACGTGGTCAAGGAAGGGGACGCGGCACCACCCGCGGTCACCGTGCGCGTCTGCGATTCCCTTTCCTGTTGGCTTGCCGGTGCCGAAGAACTGCGCGAGCGCCTGACGGCCGCGCTCGGGGCCGGTGTGCGCGTCATTGCGGCCCCCTGCATCGGGCGCTGCGAGCAGGCGCCGGCCGCCGTCGCGGGTCAGCACCCCGTCGCCTGCGCGACGGT containing:
- the sucD gene encoding succinate--CoA ligase subunit alpha, which produces MSILIDKNTKVITQGITGKTGQFHTRMCRDYANGENCFVAGVNPKKAGEDFEGIPIYGTVKDAKEATGATVSVIYVPPPFAAAAIDEAVDAGLDLVVCITEGVPVRDMIRTRHRMQGRKTLLLGPNCPGVITPEEIKIGIMPGHIHKKGPIGVVSRSGTLTYEAVGQLTELGLGQTSAVGIGGDPVNGLKHIDILRLFNDDPATEAVVMIGEIGGSDEEECAAWVKKHMTKPVVGFIAGVTAPAGKRMGHAGAIISGGKGTAAEKLAAMEDAGIKTTRNPAEMGSTLKAMLK